From one uncultured Paludibacter sp. genomic stretch:
- a CDS encoding Peptidase M20: MYEKETSETIGLLKKIISIPSVSKEEDKIADFLENYLKEKEYAPKRIKNNIYIIGNHFDKLKKTILLNSHIDTVKPVSGWNIDPFLPEEKEGKIYGLGSNDAGASVVSLLQTFFILNKTPQPYNLIFLASTEEEISGINGMEMAIKELPLIDFAIVGEPTEMKMAIAEKGLMVLDCTAYGKAGHAARNEGENAIYKALKDIEWFKSYNFDKVSDLLGEVRMNVTQMNAGTQHNVIPDKCSFVVDIRSNELYSNEEILSIVKESISCDVIARSTRLSSTKTPDNHPILKKAEELNIEIFGSPTLSDQALMPFPSVKIGPGKSERSHTADEFIYIEEIGNAISKYVELLNKLEI, encoded by the coding sequence ATGTACGAAAAAGAAACATCCGAAACGATTGGATTACTAAAAAAAATAATAAGTATTCCATCTGTAAGTAAGGAAGAAGATAAAATTGCTGACTTTCTGGAAAATTATCTAAAAGAAAAAGAATACGCTCCAAAAAGGATAAAAAATAATATTTATATTATTGGTAATCATTTTGATAAATTAAAAAAAACAATCTTACTTAATTCCCATATCGACACTGTGAAACCTGTTTCCGGTTGGAATATTGACCCTTTTTTGCCGGAAGAAAAAGAGGGTAAAATTTATGGATTAGGAAGTAACGATGCAGGAGCTTCTGTAGTTTCTTTATTGCAAACTTTTTTCATTTTAAATAAAACTCCACAACCTTATAATTTAATTTTTCTTGCCTCTACAGAAGAAGAAATTTCAGGTATAAACGGAATGGAAATGGCGATAAAAGAACTTCCTCTTATAGATTTTGCTATCGTGGGAGAACCAACCGAAATGAAAATGGCTATCGCGGAAAAGGGGTTAATGGTATTGGATTGTACTGCATACGGAAAAGCCGGACACGCTGCACGTAACGAAGGAGAAAATGCTATTTATAAAGCATTAAAAGATATAGAGTGGTTTAAATCATATAATTTTGATAAAGTATCTGATTTACTTGGCGAAGTTAGAATGAACGTAACTCAAATGAATGCAGGAACTCAACACAATGTAATTCCTGATAAATGTTCTTTTGTAGTTGATATAAGAAGTAATGAACTTTATTCAAACGAAGAAATATTATCGATTGTAAAAGAAAGCATTTCGTGTGACGTAATTGCGCGTTCAACACGTCTTAGTTCTACAAAAACTCCAGATAATCACCCCATATTAAAAAAAGCAGAAGAGCTAAACATTGAAATATTCGGCTCTCCTACCCTTTCAGATCAAGCTTTAATGCCTTTTCCAAGCGTAAAAATAGGTCCCGGAAAATCGGAACGTTCACATACGGCAGATGAATTTATTTACATCGAAGAAATTGGAAATGCCATAAGCAAATATGTTGAATTGTTGAATAAATTAGAAATCTGA
- a CDS encoding conserved hypothetical protein (Evidence 4 : Unknown function but conserved in other organisms) has translation MMTILEIKNLETIRFSTLQFITFLNSHKNTVYCFNGKMGAGKTTLIKSICEELGVKETVNSPTFSIVNEYESKDGRIIYHFDCYRLNKLEDALNIGAEDYLNSGNLCFIEWPEVLTPILPEDSIFVEIEEVEDGIRMITIHE, from the coding sequence ATGATGACCATTTTGGAAATAAAAAATTTGGAGACAATTAGATTTTCAACTTTACAATTTATCACATTTTTAAATTCGCATAAAAACACCGTTTATTGTTTTAATGGAAAAATGGGAGCCGGGAAAACAACTTTGATAAAATCAATATGCGAAGAACTTGGAGTAAAAGAAACGGTAAACAGTCCGACTTTTTCAATCGTCAATGAGTATGAATCAAAAGACGGAAGAATTATCTATCATTTCGATTGTTACAGATTAAACAAATTAGAAGACGCACTTAATATAGGAGCCGAAGATTATTTGAATAGCGGGAATTTATGTTTTATTGAATGGCCCGAAGTATTGACTCCTATCCTACCCGAAGATTCAATTTTTGTAGAAATTGAGGAAGTTGAAGATGGAATAAGAATGATTACAATACACGAATAA
- the uvrC gene encoding UvrABC system protein C, whose translation MKPSETLKQQIDALPNSPGIYQYFDKAGEIIYIGKAKNLKKRVSSYFTKNHDRGKIRVLVSKIAHLKYIVVDTPQDALLLENNLIKQYKPRYNAMLKDGKTYPSICITKEEFPRIFKTRNIQKKTGEYYGPYSSAYTINSLLEIIHQLYPIRSCHLPLTKENINAGKFKVCLDYHIKKCKGPCEGLQSKEDYQNDIDETRKIIRGDANEISKLLLEKMKKFSAEFKFEEAHEIKQKYDLIENYKSKSIIANTVVKNTDVFGYDEDENTAYINILRINKGSIIQGYTIEYKKRTDEEKEDILATAIIELREKLESDSKEIIVPFSIDFKLEGIKFIIPERGDRKKLLELSEQNVRQYKLDKLKQTEKLNPDQRGVSMLKEVQEKLXLEKIPMTIECFDNSNIQGSDAVAACVVFKNAKPSKKDYRKYIIKTVEGPDDYASMREVVWRRYSRMLEEEISLPDLIIADGGVGQMEIIRKVIEDELGLKIPIAGLAKDSKHKTRELLFGFPPKEIGLKPNETIFKLLASIQEEVHRFAIKFHRERRSKNQTTSELDKIHGIGEKTKKELFLHFKSVKRIRLASLDELTKIIGTNRASIIYNHFRSNSNA comes from the coding sequence ATGAAACCGTCTGAGACATTAAAACAACAAATTGACGCTTTGCCCAATTCCCCTGGGATTTATCAATATTTCGATAAAGCCGGAGAAATTATTTACATAGGCAAGGCTAAAAATTTGAAAAAAAGGGTTTCGTCATATTTTACAAAAAACCACGATAGAGGAAAAATCAGGGTTCTTGTGAGTAAAATAGCTCATTTGAAATATATTGTCGTTGATACTCCACAAGATGCTCTTTTGCTCGAAAATAACCTTATCAAACAGTATAAGCCGCGTTATAATGCAATGTTGAAAGACGGAAAAACGTATCCAAGTATTTGCATTACAAAAGAAGAGTTTCCCAGAATCTTCAAAACTAGAAACATTCAAAAAAAAACAGGGGAATATTATGGACCTTACAGTTCTGCATATACCATAAACTCTTTGTTGGAAATTATTCATCAGCTCTACCCTATCCGTTCTTGCCATTTACCTTTAACAAAAGAAAATATAAATGCCGGAAAATTTAAAGTTTGCTTAGATTATCACATAAAAAAATGTAAGGGTCCATGCGAAGGTTTACAAAGTAAAGAAGATTATCAAAATGATATTGATGAAACAAGAAAAATTATACGTGGTGACGCCAATGAAATTAGTAAACTTCTATTGGAGAAGATGAAAAAATTTTCAGCAGAATTTAAGTTTGAAGAAGCACACGAAATAAAACAAAAATATGATTTAATTGAAAATTATAAGTCTAAATCAATTATTGCAAATACCGTTGTGAAAAATACAGATGTTTTCGGATATGATGAAGATGAAAATACAGCATATATAAACATACTTAGAATAAACAAAGGAAGTATTATTCAGGGATATACAATTGAGTACAAAAAAAGGACCGATGAGGAAAAAGAAGATATATTAGCTACGGCTATAATCGAACTTAGAGAAAAATTAGAAAGTGATTCAAAGGAAATTATTGTTCCATTTTCAATAGATTTTAAACTGGAAGGAATAAAATTCATAATTCCCGAACGCGGCGACAGAAAAAAACTGCTTGAATTATCGGAACAAAATGTGCGTCAGTATAAATTAGACAAACTCAAACAAACCGAAAAATTGAATCCGGATCAACGTGGAGTCTCAATGCTAAAAGAAGTTCAGGAAAAATTACANTTGGAAAAAATTCCAATGACAATTGAATGTTTTGATAATTCTAATATTCAAGGTAGCGATGCTGTTGCTGCTTGCGTTGTTTTTAAAAATGCAAAACCTTCAAAAAAAGATTATCGTAAATACATTATTAAAACTGTAGAAGGTCCTGATGATTATGCTTCAATGCGAGAAGTTGTTTGGCGCCGATATTCACGGATGCTCGAAGAAGAAATTTCCCTACCCGATTTAATTATTGCCGATGGTGGCGTAGGTCAAATGGAAATTATTCGTAAGGTAATAGAAGATGAACTTGGATTGAAAATTCCCATTGCCGGACTTGCCAAAGATAGCAAACATAAAACGCGTGAATTACTTTTTGGATTTCCTCCAAAAGAAATCGGTTTGAAACCAAACGAAACAATATTTAAATTACTAGCCAGTATTCAAGAAGAAGTTCACAGATTTGCTATAAAATTTCACAGAGAAAGACGAAGTAAAAATCAAACCACATCGGAACTTGACAAAATTCACGGAATTGGTGAAAAAACAAAAAAAGAGCTATTTTTGCATTTCAAGAGCGTAAAAAGAATCAGATTGGCGAGTTTGGATGAACTAACAAAAATAATCGGAACTAACAGAGCATCAATTATTTACAATCATTTCAGGTCAAATTCGAACGCGTGA